A genomic region of Venturia canescens isolate UGA chromosome 7, ASM1945775v1, whole genome shotgun sequence contains the following coding sequences:
- the Klp68D gene encoding kinesin-like protein KIF3B has product MEKSENQGSRGSKRRSRGAAVSTNTETGTQCVQVVVRCRPMDEKEAVRGYSRVVEVVPSRGVVEIRNPREDPSRDSVKVFTFDAVYDWNSNQAELYEETVRPLVSSVLDGFNGTIFAYGQTGTGKTYTMEGTKNDAERRGIIPRSFEHIFNHIGRSENMQYLVRASYLEIYQEEIRDLLHPDQTLRFELKEKPESGVFVKDLSSAVCKSASEIQQLMRTGNQNRTIGATNMNEHSSRSHAIFLITIEMSSMGDEAGGIRVGRLNLVDLAGSERQSKTGSSGERLKEASKINLSLSALGNVISALVDGKTTHVPYRDSKLTRLLQDSLGGNSKTIMVANIGPASYNYDETLTTLRYANRAKNIKNKPRINEDPKDALLRQYQEEISRLKEKLAMKGPGASRKRGKQRGKKINGTEDYLESESEAEDSRDDNRISEKDKKLIAEQIKAEKQETECLIQRITDLESKMLCGGKNIVDHTNEQQRALEQRSAEIAERKKREVEMQQKLEDEEMTTIGVRETYTTLQQEVDVKSRKLRKCYAKLQVLKQELEDINEEFNRDRRDLEQTQHELMKELKLKYLIIDNFIPHEDKHKILSRIRFDDDEDCWIVKEATPDTVETIKRPISVPDSRRPVTEYAKIALAMGRGYRYAGENILNLELDMPARTTLDYQGPAIAPTIQAVLEEALRDEGDIDVDASNARLRPKPRIPSARTATRPKSVGKIPQIPAPVYPKTRGLVPK; this is encoded by the coding sequence atggagaaatcaGAAAACCAAGGAAGTCGTGGCTCAAAGAGACGAAGTCGAGGAGCAGCGGTCTCGACGAATACAGAAACTGGAACGCAGTGCGTACAAGTTGTGGTGCGGTGTCGTCCAATGGATGAGAAAGAGGCTGTGAGGGGTTATTCCAGAGTGGTCGAAGTGGTGCCGTCGCGAGGAGTTGTCGAAATAAGAAATCCACGAGAAGACCCGAGCCGTGACAGTGTGAAGGTGTTCACATTTGATGCTGTGTACGATTGGAATTCGAACCAGGCTGAATTGTACGAAGAAACAGTTCGACCGTTGGTCTCGTCGGTGTTGGATGGATTTAACGGTACGATATTTGCTTATGGCCAAACAGGAACAGGAAAAACGTATACGATGGAAGGAACGAAAAATGACGCGGAACGTCGTGGAATAATACCTCGAAGCTTTGAGCATATATTCAATCACATAGGACGTTCGGAGAACATGCAGTATCTCGTTAGAGCGAGTTACTTGGAGATTTATCAAGAGGAAATACGAGACTTGCTGCATCCAGATCAGACTTTACGTTTCGAGCTGAAAGAAAAGCCTGAAAGTGGCGTTTTTGTGAAAGATCTTTCATCGGCGGTGTGCAAGAGCGCAAGTGAAATACAGCAGTTGATGAGAACTGGTAATCAGAATCGTACGATAGGAGCGACAAATATGAACGAGCACAGCTCTCGTTCGCACGCAATATTTTTAATAACGATTGAAATGAGTTCAATGGGCGACGAAGCAGGTGGAATAAGAGTAGGACGTTTGAATTTGGTTGATCTCGCTGGTAGCGAGAGACAAAGCAAAACTGGATCTTCCGGTGAACGATTGAAAGAAGCGAGTAAAATAAACCTCAGCCTTTCCGCACTTGGCAACGTGATATCCGCACTGGTCGATGGTAAAACGACCCATGTACCTTACCGTGATTCAAAGTTAACGAGACTCCTACAAGATTCATTGGGTGGCAATTCCAAAACTATCATGGTCGCGAACATCGGCCCGGCGTCTTACAATTACGACGAAACATTGACGACTCTCAGATATGCAAATCGTGCAAAGAACATAAAAAACAAACCGCGCATCAACGAAGACCCCAAGGATGCGCTATTGCGACAATACCAAGAAGAGATAAGTCGTTTGAAGGAGAAATTAGCGATGAAAGGCCCAGGAGCTTCTCGAAAACGGGGAaaacaacgaggaaaaaaaatcaacggtACCGAGGATTATCTCGAATCCGAATCAGAAGCCGAAGACAGCCGCGACGACAATAGAATCAgcgaaaaagacaaaaaattaatAGCCGAACAAATAAAAGCTGAGAAACAGGAGACCGAGTGTCTCATACAAAGAATCACCGATCTCGAGTCGAAAATGTTATGCGGTGGTAAAAATATCGTTGATCATACGAACGAACAACAAAGAGCCCTGGAACAACGGTCAGCTGAGATTGCCGAGCGGAAGAAACGCGAAGTCGAGATGCAACAAAAGTTAGAAGATGAAGAAATGACAACTATTGGGGTGAGAGAAACGTATACGACTTTGCAACAAGAAGTCGACGTTAAATCACGAAAGCTGCGCAAATGTTACGCTAAACTTCAAGTTTTGAAACAAGAGCTCGAGGACATCAATGAAGAATTTAATCGGGACCGAAGAGACCTTGAACAAACGCAACACGAATTGATGAAGGAACTCAAGCTCAAGTATCTCattatcgataattttatTCCTCACGAAGATAAACACAAGATATTGTCGCGTATTAgattcgacgacgacgaagattGTTGGATCGTCAAAGAAGCGACTCCCGATACTGTCGAAACTATCAAGAGACCGATTTCTGTGCCCGATTCACGACGTCCCGTCACCGAATACGCAAAAATCGCACTCGCTATGGGTCGCGGCTATCGCTATGccggtgaaaatattttaaatcttGAATTAGATATGCCTGCGCGAACGACTTTGGATTATCAAGGGCCAGCGATCGCCCCGACCATTCAAGCTGTTCTCGAAGAAGCTCTCAGGGACGAAGGCGATATTGACGTCGACGCCTCGAATGCCAGACTACGACCGAAGCCTCGTATTCCATCGGCCAGAACGGCTACGAGGCCTAAAAGCGTTGGAAAAATTCCTCAAATACCAGCACCAGTTTATCCAAAAACGAGGGGTCTCGTACCCAAGTag